In Candidatus Electrothrix scaldis, the genomic window GCTTATGGCAATCTTGGCCTTGTATATAAGAAACGGGGCGAGCTGGACAAAGCGGAGAAAGTATACCGGAAAAGTCTTGAGATCAGCGAAGCATTAGGATTAAAGGAAGCCTCCTCGAATCAGTATGGCAATCTGGGCAATATATATCGTACTCGTGGGGAGCTTGATAAGGCTGAGGAGATGTATAGGAAAGCACTTGCACTTCACGATGCCCTGGGCAATATGGAAGGGATGACAGCGGATTACGCCAATATGGGCCTTCTATATGAAAAACATGGTGAGCTTAATAAAGCTGAGGAGCTACACAGGAAAGCACTTGCGCTTGATGAATCCTTGGGCAGCAAGGAAGGCATGGCAGGAGATTACACCAATTTGGGTAATATATATTTGATATACGGCGAGCTGAATAAGGCGGAAGAGATGCATAGGAAAGCACTTATACTTCACGAGTCATTAGGTTGCAGGGAAGGCATGGCAGCTAATTACAGTAATATTGGTAATGTATTTAATACACGTGGTGAGATAGGTAAGGCCGAAGAAATGTACAGAAAGAGCCTTGAGATTGGTGAAGCCTTGGGCAGCAAAGAAGGCATAGCAAATGTTTACGGAAATCTGGGTGGTGTCTACAAGACACGGGGCGAACTGGACAAGGCGGAAGATATGTGGAAGCAAAGTTTGAGTCTGTATCAAGCAATGGCGCACCCAAATGCGGAGATGATTCAACAATTGCTGGATGAGCTATCCGAAGCCCGCAATACCTCCACCCAATAACCGCAGGCCACCCGGCCTTTCCTCCCTTCTTCTTCCCCTCCCTCTCCCAAGCAGCCCTACCCGATAGCACAATCAAGCCAAACCCGATAGTTGTATCGAGACAAGCCCGTTACTCGAATTGAGACAAGTACATTACTCGAATCGAGACACACTCGTTACTCGAATCGAGACAAGTACATTACTCAAATCGAGACAAGCTCGTTACTCGAATCGGGATAGGTCGAAGCGCCGCTTCCCTCCTCTTCCCATTGCCTTGTTGCCGCCGCTATGGTACCCTGTTTTCTCCAGCTCCATAGCCCCTCTATTATCAGGAACAACGCAAGGTTCCACAACCTCAGGCACCCATCATCCCACGCATGCACCCACTCCACCCCCTGACCCTCAACCTCCACGGCCAGATCCTCATTGAGGCCAGCGCCGGTACCGGCAAGACCTACACCATCGCCCTCCTCTTTCTCCGCCTGCTCCTGGAACGGGGCCTGAGCGTGGACGAGGTCCTGGTGGTCACCTTTACCAAGGCCGCCACCGAGGAGCTGCGCGGCCGGATTCGCCAGCGTATCCGTGACGCCCTGGATGTGCTGGAAGGCCAGGGACCGGATGATCCCCTGCTCCGGGAGCTGCTGGACAAGGCCACAGCAGCAATTGCCGTGGATCGGGCCAGGATCCTGCTCGGCGATGCCCTGACCCGCATGGACGAGGCCGCCATCTACACCATCCACGGCTTCTGTCAGCGCATGCTCCAGGACCATGCCTTTGAGTCGGGAGCCCCCTTTGCAATGGAGTTCCTGGAGAGCGAACAGCTCCTGCGCAAACGAATCATGGAGGATTTCTGGCGCAAGCGCTTCTACCCTGCCTCTGAGGCAGAGGCGGCCTGGGTGGCCTCGCTCTGGCAGACCCCGGATGAGCTACTCGCCGGGCTGGGAGGTCATCTGGGACGGCAGGACCTGGAGTGTATCCCGGCGGTTACTGAGGAGGCGGTGGCAGAGCAGGCAGAATCTCTGGCCGCGCTCTTCAGCAGGGTGCAGGAGCAATGGCAGGCAGATGGGGAGGCTATTGCTGAGCTCTTACGAGAGAATAAGCGCCTTTCTCGCGATAAGAGCAAGGGATACGGTCAGCCCCGCCTGGATGATGCCTTGGAGGCGTTGAGTATATTCCTTGCTGCCGAGCAGATGCCTTGGCTGATGCAGGCCGAGCTGGAGCTGTTCACGCACAGTAAGATCCAATCCTCTGTAAAGAAGACGGGTAAGGCGGAACCGCCCGAGCATCCCTTCTTTGCCCTGTTTGAGGAGTTCTATCAGGCCCATCAACAGCTCAGTAAGGCTCGACGCATCCTTGTCCTGCGCCAAGCCAGAACCTGGTTGGAGAATGAGCTGGCCCGGCGTAAGCAGGCCCAGGACCAACTCTCTTTTGATGACCTCCTCACCCGGCTGGAGGCAGCCCTGCAAGGCAAAGGGGGACAGCGGCTAGCCGGTCGCATCAGCAAGCGTTTCCCAATCATTATGGTGGATGAATTTCAGGATACCGATCCCCTCCAGTACCGGATTTTTGCGGCAGTCCATCGGGCTACGGAAGGCATTGCAGGGCCAGATATAGAGACAGGCGCACTGACAGAGCAAAAACGCCCCGGCCTCTTCCTCATCGGTGATCCCAAGCAGGCCATCTACAGCTTTCGCGGGGCAGATATCTTTACCTATATCCAGGCCCGGCAGGACACTTTGCCGGAGAACCGCCTGACCATGACCACCAATTACCGCTCTGCTACCCCAATGGTTGCAGCGGTTAATCGCCTGTTCCAGCATGAGACACCCTTTCTCTTTACCAAGGACGAGATTGATTTCCCGGAGGTAGAGGCAGCAGGGTTGGCAGATAAGAAGCCTCTTCTTCTGGAGGCGATCAGTAGGGGCGAATCCCCGTGTTCGCCCTCCCAGGGCGGGCAGACACACAGGTCTGCCCCTACAACATCTCCTGCCCCTCTGACCTGCCTCCTCCTACCGCAAGATGATAAGGGCAAGGCCTTATCCAAGGGTGCTGCCGAGGAGCTGGCTGCCCGTTTCTGCGCCCACGAGATCGCGGATCTGCTGGTAGCGGGCCAGGGCGGTACAGCCCGATTCGGGGAACAGTCCCTGAGTGCCGGTGATATTGCCGTCCTGGTGCGGACCCATGCTGAGGCGGATCTTGTCCGTAAGGAGCTGAGCGCCCTGTCCATCACCTCGGTCTCCTTTAGCCAGCAATCGGTCTTTGCCGGTAAGGAGGCCAGGCAGCTGCTCACCGTCATGACGGCCCTGAATGATCTCTCCGATGCAGCCCTGGTACGCACCGCCCTGGTCACCGAGCTGTTTGGTTATACTGCAGAACGCCTGGATCGATTCCACAATGATGAGCAGGAGTGGGAAGAGGTCATGCAGGGCATGATTGAGTATCGCCGGGTCTGGCAGCAACAGGGCGTAATTCCCATGCTGCAAAAGCTCCTCAAGAAGCAACAGACGGTCAGCCGCCTCCATGCCGCCCCCACTGGGGAGAGGATGCTGACCAACTTCCTCCATCTTGCCGAGCTCCTTCAGGCCGAGTCCCGCCATCGTAGCGGAGCACATGGGGCCAATGCCCTGCTGCGTTGGTTCAGCGACCAGATCCATGCCCCGGAACAGCACGCAGAAAACCAGCAGCTTCGCCTGGAAAGTGATGAAAACCTGGTCAAGATTGTGACCATCCATAAGTCTAAAGGCATGGAGTACCCGGTGGTCTTTCTTCCCTTCCTCTGGGCAGCCCGTCCCTGTTCGCGCGAGCGGCCCTTGGCCTTTCATCGGCCTGACCAACCTGATCAACTCTGCCTGGACCTGGGCAGCGGTGAAGATGAGCATTTTGCTCTGGCAGAAAAGGAGCGACTGGCCGAGGATTTGCGTCTACTCTATGTGGCAGTGACTCGGGCTCGGGCCTGTTGTTTCTTCTGTTGGGGCCGGGTCAGTAAGATGGAGGACTCTGCCCTCTGCTATCTGCTCCACGGGGGCCTGCCAGATGCTGAGCAGCTCCTCCCTGAACTGGAACGCCTGAATGAGGACAACGATCTGCTGGCTTTGAAGCCCTTTCCTGAGCGTTTTCTGCCTGCAAAGCTGAATGCAATAGACAATGAGACCCAGCTGGTTAGTGCATCCTTTACCGGTCAGATTGATACCCGTTGGCAGCTCACCAGTTACTCCGGCCTCATTGCCTCTGTTCATGACGCACCTGAAGTTGTCCGGCCCGAGCCGGAACGCCCTGATTATGATGAGGCCACGGTCAATGACGCGGTCAAGGAGAGCGGATTGTTAGACTCCCCGGTTCAGGATGCCTTTACCTTTCCCAAGGGCGCTGCGGCGGGCACCTGTCTCCATGCCATTCTGGAACAGATCAGCTTTACCGATCCTCGTACGCATGAAGCGGTGGTGACAGTGGAACTGGCCCGGGCCGGTTTTGACCGAAGCTGGGTTCTTGTGGTGGCTGAGTGGATGGGAGATGTGCTTCAGACCCCCTTCGCGGTGGGCGAGGAAGGAGAATTCTCCTCGCTCTCTACTCTTGAGGAGCAGGACAGAGTCAATGAGATGGCCTTTTACTTTCCTCTTTCCGGGATGCGCTTAGGCCGCTTCAATCAGGTCCTGGAGGCGTTTTCCTACCCGCCTCTGCCTAACCAGCACGAGGTCCTGGAAGGCCTGATGGTGGGTTTTATCGATCTGGTCTTCTCGGTTGCTGGCCGCTATTATCTGGCAGATTATAAGTCCAATTATCTTGGTGACCAGCCTGCTGATTACCAGCAGGCACAGCTCCAGCAAGCCATGCTTGAGCACCGCTATGATCTGCAATATCTCCTCTACACCCTGGCCCTGCATCGCTTTCTCCGAGGGCGGATCAAAGGATATACCTATGACCAGCATTTCGGTGGGGCCGTGTACTTCTTTCTCCGTGGGATGCACCCAGAGTATGCACCGGGCACCGGTATCTTTGCTGCCCGTCCTCCCTTGGCGCTCATTGAGGCCCTGGATCAGGTTATGGGGCAGATGGAAAAGGGGACTGGAAAAGTGGAAAAGGGGACTGGAAAAGGGGACAGATTTATTTCTTGAGGCGGTCACATAGCTTGCCTTTTAAATTGACAAAAATAAATCCGTCCCCTTTTCCGAGACGCCACTTAAGGAGCAGACGGTTGAGATAGGTGAATGGAGCCCGAGCAACCTTTACTCTTCCTTTAAGCGTAGCTTCCGGGGCAAAGAGCAGGTCGAGCAGATGCACGATCTGCATCCGGGATTTGAGGAAATCCACACAGCCTGCACAATAGGTGACCGCAAGAGGCACAACGACCTGTTCTTCCACCTCCTTTCTACGCAGATCACCCCAGTGTCGGGCAAGATCTTTGCGGAGAAAGGGCACGGCCCCGCCCTCCCCACAGCACAGCGTCTTCCCCCCATGATGGGGCATGTCCTCCACCTTTAAGCCCGCCAACCCGAGAAGCTTCCGTACCGCAGCATGGACCTGGGAATCCTGCCGTGTTGTGCAGGGATCATGCACCGTGATGTTTTCGAGCCCGGCCTTCCCTATACACTGGTGCGTATACTCCTCAGGTAAGGGCTGTTCAGCAAGAACACTGTACACATACTCTGTGTGCAACGGGGAGCCGTATTGTTTAAAAACCGCATGGCAGCTGGGGCAGAGCACCAGGACCCGACGTACTCCCTGGGCCATGAGAGCCTGCCGCAGTTCTCCGAATCTGCTATGAAAAAAATCCCTTCGCCCAAGATCATGGGAGGGCTTGGTGCAACAGCCTAAGACCATCCCCAGGGTGGGAATGCTTTGGCGCAGGTGTGCAAAGAGCTCCAAAAGATGGGTCGGGCGCGTTCCAGCAAAGGCACAGCCGGGAAAGAGCACGGTATCGCACCGTTCATCACAATTTTTCGGCAGAGCAAAGCAGGAAAACAGGGACGAGGAGCCACGCTGTTCGTAAGCAAGGATGCGCTTATGTTCTGAAAAGGGAGCCACCCCGCTTGCCACCACCTGCTGACGCATTTCGAGAAACATGGCTTGTGGGTCAAGGCCAATCTTGGGTGGACAGACCGCTGTGCAGAGGCCGCAGAGGTTACAGGCAAAGGGGAGCTGCTGGCCAGCTTTGCTGTCTGGTCGCCAGGAAGAGGCTATGGCCTTGGGCGTACCATACTCCTGTAAGAAACTGCATTCCCGAACACAGAGACCGCATTCGATGCAGTTCTCTGCATCGGGAAAGGGGACGGATTTATTTTTCATCAAACTGTAAGCTGATCTGGGCTTCTGTATCAAAAATAAATCCGTCCCCTTTCCCCTTAGTCCCCTTTCCCCTTAAGAAGGTATATTCTTGATGTCAACAATGGGGGTTTCGTGGAGAATATCCAGGCCGGAAACCTCGATTCGGCAGCCGTCTACGGCCAGGACCTTGAGCTCGGAAATGGCAATGGGGTTAGGGCGCATGGGGCTACGGGTGGCGAATACACCACGCAGTCCTTTGGATTTATCTCCCCGTGGATAAACCTGGAGGGCATTGCGGTCCGCCTGATGGAACCAGCAGAGAACAACGATGGTCTGCCCTGCGGCGATTCCCTTCAGGCCGTCCTGGTACTGGGGATAGATCTCCAGGGTCCCGGTGCGACCTGACTCAGCGTGGAATTTCGGCGCGTCCTTGAGGTTGTGGATATCGCTGTGGACCTTGCCGATGAAATGGAGTTCTGGGAGGTGCATGGGATTGAGTGGTCTATGTTTTGCGGGAGAGTTAACAGTGCTGAAAAAGAATATTAACAATACAAATCAAAATGTTGTATTTCAAGTCAGTAGAAAAAATCATGTCGTTCCGTTGACCCTCCTATTCATTCGTTTCAGTTCCCTGATTCATCAGCTCAATATACGTTGTATAGCTGTACAATCGATTACGTTGCAATCCACTGATCTCCGACACCACATTGAGTTGCTCCAGGCGTAGCAGGACAGTGTTGACCGTTGCCGGTGAAAGACCGGATTTCTCCGCTATTAGTCCCGGTGAAACGACAGGTTGCTCCAGGAGAACCTGATGTACCCGTAAAGCAGATCCTGCCGATCTGCCGAGCGAATGTATCCGCTGCCGATCTGTTTCTGCAAGCCGGGCCAGGTTGCGGGCAGTCTCCACAGCCTGGCCAGCTGTTTCGATGACTGCCTCAGCAAAAAAATCCAGCCAGCTTTCCCAATCTCCGGTCAGGCGAACATGATTCAATAAGGTATAGTACTGCTGACGATGGGTTTTGAAATACAGACTCAGGTAAAGTAGGGGCTCACGCAACACCCCTTCCGAGCAAAGCAGGAGAGTGATTAACAGACGGCCTAACCTACCGTTGCCGTCTAAGAAGGGATGAATGGTCTCAAACTGAACATGAGCCAGAGCCGCTTTGACTAAAACTGGTGTTCTTTCAGGCTGATCATGAAGAAAATGCTCTAAAGCACCCATGCATTCCATAAGTCGATCAGCTGGAGGCGGAACAAAATGAGCATTACCGGGCCTGCTCCCGCCGATCCAGTTCTGACTCTTTCTGAACTCTCCCGGTGTCTGTCGACTTCCCCGACCTTTAGCCAGCAGAACAGCATGCATCTCCTTGAGCAAGCGCAATGAGAGCGGGAATCCGTCTTTCAGCCTGAGCAAACCGTGCTGCTGGGCCGCGACATAGTTGCTTACCTCCTGCACATCATCCAGAGGAACACCGGGACGATGACTGACTTCATAAAGGAGAAGATCGGAAAGAGAAGATTGCGTCCCCTCAATCTGAGAGGAAAGCACAGCTTCCTTTCGTACATACATATAGAGGAACAGGCCGGTATCTGGCAGAAGAACGGAAACAGCATCCAGGCGTCCTAATGAAACAAGAGCGCGATCAAATTTCTCCCGTAATGCCGAATCCCAAGCCAGAGGAGGCTCCGGCGGCAAAGGAGCCGGAATAAAGGCACGGACTGATTCTCCTACCGTACTTACGGTACTGTAACTTCCTTGTAGGTCGCGTTGCATAGCGTTTAAAAAACTTGGCGACTCCTTGGAGTCGTCTCTCTTCCCTTGTTGTCTTTCCCCGAAGGGAAGGGCGGCGTTATTTTACTTTTTAAAATAAAGAAGGCTGTTATTTTAAGTTTAGCCTTATTTTAAAATAACGAACTTTGAACGGCGAAGCTACAGTTTTTTGAGTTGAGGCAATTCAGCTTGGGAATTGAAGTCTTGGGAGAGATGGTCGGTCGATAATGTTGCCCATTACGCCTGCATCGTAGGGGCGAATCCCTGTATCCGCCCTTGTTCGACACATTCCTTTTTATAGGTACCAGCTACTGGATGCATGGAGGCGTTCGCAGTTAACGAGCCGAATCATTTGCCTTTTGCAATCACTTGGTCGAAATTGACAAGGCCTCTATCGTTTATCTTGCCAATAATGATCTCCCAGGCATTAGAAGGCAGATGGGCAACGTTTTTCATTGCCGTGCTGAAGAAGGGAGCAGATTTAGGAAGATCCATATATTTAGCCGGATCCGTATTTACCAGCTTAACTAATTCTGGCATATAGCATTGCAAGTCACTTTGATCGCTGTTTGTTAGCCCGTCCCAGTCATCAATGCTTATGTAGAGAATCACGGATGGAGTTTTGGTTCCATATCCTGTGATAATTGGCCCAATATCTCGAAGAGAAGAAAGCTGCATATACACCATCTTTCCACTCACGGAGCAATCAGCAGCAAACAGGTTCTCACAGTTCAAGCTGAGTATCACTAACAGCAGGACAACAAAACGCTTAAGCATTTACGCTTCTCCTCGGAATCATTTATTTGGATGCCGCCGTATTTTAACGGCAGCATCCTGAAAAATAACTAGGACTTAACTACAAGCCTGCTCCATGGCAACGGCCACCGCAACCGAGGCCCCGACCATCGGGTTATTCCCCATGCCGATGAAACCCATCATTTCCACATGGGCCGGAACCGATGAGGACCCAGCAAACTGGGCATCGCAATGCATTCTGCCCATTGTGTCGGTCATACCGTAAGAAGCCGGTCCCGCAGCCATGTTATCCGGGTGCAGAGTACGCCCGGTACCACCGCCTGAGGCAACAGAGAAATACTTTCTGCCCTGCTCTAAGCATTCCTTTTTATAGGTACCGGCGACCGGATGCTGGAAGCGGGTCGGGTTGGTGGAGTTCCCGGTGATGGAGACATCAACCCCCTCATGGTGGTTAATCGCCACACCTTCACGTACATCATCCGCACCGAAACAGCGCACCTTGGAACGAGGTCCATCAGAGAAAGGCTTTTCGGAAACAATATTCAGAGTACCGCTGGCATAATCAAACTGGGTCCGCACATAGGTAAAGCCGTTGATTCGGGAGATGATGTAGGCTGCATCCTTGCCCAAACCGTTGAGGATAACCCGCAGGGGTTCAGTGCGAACCCGGTTGGCAGATTTTGCAAGACCGATAGCACCTTCTGCGGCAGCAAAGGACTCGTGGCCAGCCAGAAAGGCAAAGCAGCGGGTGTTTTCGTTGAGCAGCATGGCGGCCAGGTTACCGTGCCCGATACCTACCTTGCGGTTTTCCGCAACCGAGCCAGGAATACAGAAGGCCTGGAGGCCGATACCCAGGGTTGCGGCGATATCTACCGCTTTGGTCTGGCCCTTCTTCAGGGCCACAGCCGCGCCAGCAATATAGGCCCAGCAGGCATTTTCAAAACAGATGGGCTGGACCTCTTTGACGATGGAGTACACATCCAGGCCAGCGTCTTTGCTCATCTGTTGGGCTTCTTCAAGACTCGCAATACCGTGCTCGGCCAGAGCCGCATTGATCTTGTCAATTCTTCGTTCGTATCCTTCAAATAAGGCCATGATCTCTACTCCTGCCGAGGGTCAATAGTTTTCACGGCATCGGCAAACCTGCCGTAGGTGCCGGTTGCCTCTTCCATCGCCGTTGCCGGATCAACCCCTTTTTTGATGGCGTCCAGCATCGGTCCCATCTTGACGAACTTATAACCGATGATCTCGTCATCCTTGTCCAGGCCCAGCTCCACCACGTAGCCCTCTGCCACCTCCAGGTAACGGGGGCCCTTGAGCTTGGTGCCGTAGGTGGTTCCAGTGACGGAACGCAGGCCCTTGCCCAGGTCCTCCAGACCAGCGCCGATGGGCAATCCGCCCTCAGAGAATGCTGACTGACTGCGACCATAGCTGATCTGCTTAAACAGCTCACGCATGGCCACGTTGATCGCGTCACAGACCAGATCGGTGTTCAGGGCCTCCAGGATGGTCTTACCGGGCAGGATCTCTGAGGCCATAGCCGCAGAATGGGTCATACCGGTGCAACCGATGGTCTCAATCAGGGCTTCTTCGATGATTCCTTCTTTGATGTTGAGGGTCAGCTTGCAGGCTCCCTGATGGGGGGCACACCAGCCAACACCGTGGGTAAGTCCGCTAATATCTCCAATCTGACGCACTTGATTCCACTGTCCCTCCTGGGGGATGGGCGCAGGCCCGTGGTTTGTCCCCTGGACAACGCAGTGCATCTCCTTTACTTCAGAAGAGTAGTTCATAGTGGGGTCTCCATTGTAATAAACATCCCCGCCCCTTGGGCCGGGGGATTGATAAAAAATTGTTCCGCTGTACTCCGCAGGTTGCGGGGTATTTGACCCTGAGTTGAGCAATGAATAATAATCGGGAATGCATGATACTATACCCAGGCAAAAATACCATGACAAAAATGCAGGAAGATGTACAGCAAAAGGCGTGGAAGATCCTTTTCGTTCTTCCTTGTCAGCAGGAGATGAAAGAGCTCTTGCATTTATTTTTCCCTATGGTACTTGTGTATCCCATACCTCAAATCTCGCCAAGAATAAGACCTTATGCTCCTCCCTCCCATACGCCAGCAGGGCATCCTTATCCGACGCTATAAACGCTTTCTTGCTGATATTGCCCTTGCCGACGGCACTGAATTGACTGTACATTGTCCCAACTCCGGTGCCATGCGTGGCTGCTCTGCCCCTGAAAGTCCGGTGGTGATCTCCAAGTCGGATAATCCCAAGCGGAAATACGCCTGGACCCTGGAGATGGTGCAGGAAGACGGGGTCTGGATCGGGGTGAATACCGGCATGACCAATAAGCTGGTCCATGAGGCCCTGGACAACGGGGTGATTGCTGCCTTTGGCCCCATCCAATCGGTGCAACCCGAGGTCAAGGTCTCGGACAAGAGCCGCCTGGATTTTCTCCTCCAAACAGAGGGCGGTCCGGTGTATGTTGAGGTGAAGAACTGTTCCTTGGTGGAGGATGACAAGGCCATGTTTCCGGATGCGGTCACAGCAAGAGGCACCAAGCATCTCCATGAGCTGAGCCAGCTACTTGATCCAGAGAACCAGAAAACACGGGCAGCGGTGCTGTTCTGTGTCCAGCGGGCAGATGGTCATTGCTTTGCCCCGGCCCGCCATATTGACCCAGTCTACGCAGAAACCTTGGCTGAGGTGCATAAGCAGGGCGTGCAAGTCCTGGCCTACCGGGCAGAGGTCACACCGGAGGAGGTCCGCATCGTCTCGGCAATGGAACTCTGCCTGGAAGCGCAGTAAGAAGAAAAGAAAGGAACACAAATAACTCCCCCCGCCCCGTGGGGCGGGTATGAATAACAAAATGAACACACAACGAAAAAAGGCAGTTATTCTCCTCAGCGGCGGCCTGGACTCCACAACGGTCCTGGCCATTGCTCGCTCCAGGGGCTTTCAATGCCATTGCCTCAGCTTTCGCTACGGGCAAAAGCAGGATATTGAGTTACAGCGGGCAGCAGCCATTGCCCAGCACATGGAGGCGGCAGAGCATCTGGTCCTGCGCCTGGACTTAGGAATGATTGGTGGCTCTGCCCTGACCTCGGATATTGCCGTGCCTAAGGACCGCCAGCTCCAGGAGATCGAAAAGGATATCCCGGTGACCTATGTCCCGGCCCGCAATATCATCTTCCTCTCCCATGCCCTGGCCTGGGCCGAGGTCATCGGAGCCACGGATATCTTTCTTGGCATCAATGCGGTGGACTATAGCGGCTACCCTGATTGCCGACCTGAGTTCCTCAAGTCCTTTGAGCGGACCGCCAACCTGGGCACCAAGGAAGGCAGCACCGGCCACCCCTTCAAGCTCCATGCCCCTCTGATTGAGCTGAGCAAGAAGGAGATCATCGAGGTGGGCACTCAGCTGGGGGTGGATTACTCCAAGACCCATAGCTGCTATGATCCGGTGGACGGCCTTGCCTGCGGGCATTGCGATGCCTGTATCCTGCGGCTGCGCGGCTTTGCCGAGGCCGGGCTGGAAGATCCGGCGCCGTATGCTGAATAGATTCGTCCAGATCTTAAAGAAGGGGACTATCTTCTGCCGTTCCTCCGAGGTGCGGCAGGGAAAAACTTACTATCACAACAGCCACTCTTATCATTTTCATTTCTTGACAGCTAGTTGATCGACTCGGCACGTTGCATTTTGATAATCATAATGACTCCCAAAAGTCCAAAACCGATTAAGATAACTCCAGAAAACAAACCATCCCACTTAATACCTATGCTCACCTAAAACGTATCCCCTTCTCCATCTTCTGCATATGTATTGATCTGTGCTGCCACTTTCTCTTTCGGCCCAGCATTTGACGTGTAAACAGCGCTCAGCGGTATACTCCCTCCTTGCCGACGAATCAACTGCACGCAGTATCCGCATTTTTCATTATTACAACTTTCGTCTTCTTCACACAGTCAAGCTGGAAAGGTTCAATCTGTGTACATTGCAATATCGTTATCTGCCCACTGAAAAATAGCATAGCCAAACCACTAAGTGTGCAGGCCAAAAAGAAACACCTGAATCCGTGACGCTATAAGTCACACTTTCCCTTCTGAGGGGCCAAAGCTTTTTTTGCCGGGACGGAGGAGCAAAATAACCACGCAGTAGCTAACTTCGGTGGATTTCCGCCGTTAGTTCTTTGAAAAAACGATAAATGTTCAGAAAAGAGACGCACCTCTCTTGTTGTGTGCAAGTGAACTGTCTCCCGGCTTGCCGTCAGAACACGCCTGACAGCCTGTTATACAGTCCGACATAGGACGGATATACGGGACAATGGCAGCTGAAGCGCAATTTGATCCGGTTTCCGGTTTTAATCATACGGGCAGCAACATAAATCAGCTCCTGCAGAACCGTTTTTAT contains:
- a CDS encoding GGGtGRT protein → MALFEGYERRIDKINAALAEHGIASLEEAQQMSKDAGLDVYSIVKEVQPICFENACWAYIAGAAVALKKGQTKAVDIAATLGIGLQAFCIPGSVAENRKVGIGHGNLAAMLLNENTRCFAFLAGHESFAAAEGAIGLAKSANRVRTEPLRVILNGLGKDAAYIISRINGFTYVRTQFDYASGTLNIVSEKPFSDGPRSKVRCFGADDVREGVAINHHEGVDVSITGNSTNPTRFQHPVAGTYKKECLEQGRKYFSVASGGGTGRTLHPDNMAAGPASYGMTDTMGRMHCDAQFAGSSSVPAHVEMMGFIGMGNNPMVGASVAVAVAMEQACS
- the sfsA gene encoding DNA/RNA nuclease SfsA gives rise to the protein MLLPPIRQQGILIRRYKRFLADIALADGTELTVHCPNSGAMRGCSAPESPVVISKSDNPKRKYAWTLEMVQEDGVWIGVNTGMTNKLVHEALDNGVIAAFGPIQSVQPEVKVSDKSRLDFLLQTEGGPVYVEVKNCSLVEDDKAMFPDAVTARGTKHLHELSQLLDPENQKTRAAVLFCVQRADGHCFAPARHIDPVYAETLAEVHKQGVQVLAYRAEVTPEEVRIVSAMELCLEAQ
- the recB gene encoding exodeoxyribonuclease V subunit beta, producing the protein MHPLHPLTLNLHGQILIEASAGTGKTYTIALLFLRLLLERGLSVDEVLVVTFTKAATEELRGRIRQRIRDALDVLEGQGPDDPLLRELLDKATAAIAVDRARILLGDALTRMDEAAIYTIHGFCQRMLQDHAFESGAPFAMEFLESEQLLRKRIMEDFWRKRFYPASEAEAAWVASLWQTPDELLAGLGGHLGRQDLECIPAVTEEAVAEQAESLAALFSRVQEQWQADGEAIAELLRENKRLSRDKSKGYGQPRLDDALEALSIFLAAEQMPWLMQAELELFTHSKIQSSVKKTGKAEPPEHPFFALFEEFYQAHQQLSKARRILVLRQARTWLENELARRKQAQDQLSFDDLLTRLEAALQGKGGQRLAGRISKRFPIIMVDEFQDTDPLQYRIFAAVHRATEGIAGPDIETGALTEQKRPGLFLIGDPKQAIYSFRGADIFTYIQARQDTLPENRLTMTTNYRSATPMVAAVNRLFQHETPFLFTKDEIDFPEVEAAGLADKKPLLLEAISRGESPCSPSQGGQTHRSAPTTSPAPLTCLLLPQDDKGKALSKGAAEELAARFCAHEIADLLVAGQGGTARFGEQSLSAGDIAVLVRTHAEADLVRKELSALSITSVSFSQQSVFAGKEARQLLTVMTALNDLSDAALVRTALVTELFGYTAERLDRFHNDEQEWEEVMQGMIEYRRVWQQQGVIPMLQKLLKKQQTVSRLHAAPTGERMLTNFLHLAELLQAESRHRSGAHGANALLRWFSDQIHAPEQHAENQQLRLESDENLVKIVTIHKSKGMEYPVVFLPFLWAARPCSRERPLAFHRPDQPDQLCLDLGSGEDEHFALAEKERLAEDLRLLYVAVTRARACCFFCWGRVSKMEDSALCYLLHGGLPDAEQLLPELERLNEDNDLLALKPFPERFLPAKLNAIDNETQLVSASFTGQIDTRWQLTSYSGLIASVHDAPEVVRPEPERPDYDEATVNDAVKESGLLDSPVQDAFTFPKGAAAGTCLHAILEQISFTDPRTHEAVVTVELARAGFDRSWVLVVAEWMGDVLQTPFAVGEEGEFSSLSTLEEQDRVNEMAFYFPLSGMRLGRFNQVLEAFSYPPLPNQHEVLEGLMVGFIDLVFSVAGRYYLADYKSNYLGDQPADYQQAQLQQAMLEHRYDLQYLLYTLALHRFLRGRIKGYTYDQHFGGAVYFFLRGMHPEYAPGTGIFAARPPLALIEALDQVMGQMEKGTGKVEKGTGKGDRFIS
- a CDS encoding (Fe-S)-binding protein, which codes for MKNKSVPFPDAENCIECGLCVRECSFLQEYGTPKAIASSWRPDSKAGQQLPFACNLCGLCTAVCPPKIGLDPQAMFLEMRQQVVASGVAPFSEHKRILAYEQRGSSSLFSCFALPKNCDERCDTVLFPGCAFAGTRPTHLLELFAHLRQSIPTLGMVLGCCTKPSHDLGRRDFFHSRFGELRQALMAQGVRRVLVLCPSCHAVFKQYGSPLHTEYVYSVLAEQPLPEEYTHQCIGKAGLENITVHDPCTTRQDSQVHAAVRKLLGLAGLKVEDMPHHGGKTLCCGEGGAVPFLRKDLARHWGDLRRKEVEEQVVVPLAVTYCAGCVDFLKSRMQIVHLLDLLFAPEATLKGRVKVARAPFTYLNRLLLKWRLGKGDGFIFVNLKGKLCDRLKK
- a CDS encoding Fic family protein, which gives rise to MQRDLQGSYSTVSTVGESVRAFIPAPLPPEPPLAWDSALREKFDRALVSLGRLDAVSVLLPDTGLFLYMYVRKEAVLSSQIEGTQSSLSDLLLYEVSHRPGVPLDDVQEVSNYVAAQQHGLLRLKDGFPLSLRLLKEMHAVLLAKGRGSRQTPGEFRKSQNWIGGSRPGNAHFVPPPADRLMECMGALEHFLHDQPERTPVLVKAALAHVQFETIHPFLDGNGRLGRLLITLLLCSEGVLREPLLYLSLYFKTHRQQYYTLLNHVRLTGDWESWLDFFAEAVIETAGQAVETARNLARLAETDRQRIHSLGRSAGSALRVHQVLLEQPVVSPGLIAEKSGLSPATVNTVLLRLEQLNVVSEISGLQRNRLYSYTTYIELMNQGTETNE
- the tsaA gene encoding tRNA (N6-threonylcarbamoyladenosine(37)-N6)-methyltransferase TrmO, which gives rise to MHLPELHFIGKVHSDIHNLKDAPKFHAESGRTGTLEIYPQYQDGLKGIAAGQTIVVLCWFHQADRNALQVYPRGDKSKGLRGVFATRSPMRPNPIAISELKVLAVDGCRIEVSGLDILHETPIVDIKNIPS